Below is a window of Planktothrix tepida PCC 9214 DNA.
ATTTCTTTTTTAATTCCACTTTATCCCTTATCGAAATTTTGTTACGAAAATGACAAATACTTTAACAGTTGTGCAAAGTTTTGTAAATAAACCGTTAAGAATTGAAAGACGTTTGGGGAAAGAAACTATCAATCATTTACCTTCAGTTTTGAATCTGTTCCCAAGCGGTAATAATAGTGCGTAAGGGTTGGGGGAGAAATTGAACGTTTAAATCGGCATAGCGGGTTACGGTGGCTTGTCCCACTAAGGTTACGGTGATGAAATCAGCGGCTCCTGAAGGCGCGGGAAAACTGAGACGATCATATTGAGTGAACGGTTGTGTAGTCAGCAGTCTTTGGAAAGCCTGAACTTCTTGGGGTGGAATCCAATTCCGTTTAATGATAGAAGGTTGACCTCCGTTTAATTGTTGGGAAGTAATCCATCCATCTGACCACAACGTTACTTTAGACAAACCTCCCGTAATTCCCCCAGAAGAAATGGTCTGAAATACAGCACCTCTGGGTAAGGAAGGAGAGACTTCAGTGGGACTAAAGGGAATCGGTTGCAGGGTTCCAATATTGCTATTTCCTTGAGCCGTGGTGCTATAAAGTCGGACTTGAAATCCATCCTGATTTGTATGGTAAATCCAACGTTGACCCCTACCTCTGACGGTGATTTGCCAACCGAAAATTGCAATTTGAGGACACATTTGATCAGGTTGATGAACGCCTAAACATCCATCCCAAAGACGAGAATTGGCTTGAATAATTTGAAGTTGATTCCGGGGAATTCCTGACTGGGACTGTGCCGCTTTTAATACGGCTTCTTTTACAGAAACAGGTAAAACACTCAAACCATTTTCCAGATAAATTGTATTCCCTCGGTTATTCGTGCGAAATAGTAAACCTTTTTCGCCACTCTTAACGGTGACTAACCAGCCTTCGACTTGGCTTTGGGAACAGGCGATGTCGGGAAAGGAAAGACCTAAACAGCCATTAGGCCAGATGCGACGTTCTGCATTGAGAAGGGTGACACTCGATGCAGGAACACCAGTAAGTTCCATAGCTTTTTGTTTGACCAAAGCTGCAAGGGATATTGGAAAGTCAGAAGTCAAAGGATTAGAGGGATTCACAAACTGAGCAACAGGAACTGAATTGTTGTTTGCTTGGAGGGGAAAGGCATAGAGGGGTTCAGCCGGAAGTAAACACAGAACACCGAGTAGAGCAATGAATCGAGGATGAACTCTCATAGCAGAAGAAAGCTAAACGCTTCAGAGGAATCTTTAACCGGATCTTTCCTTCGGCTGGCCTACAGATTCAGGAAATTTTGGGGATGGAGAGTTACAGCATTACTTTTTGAATACAATTTTGAAAATATTGGCTACATTTTTTGTATCATCTTCTGAATTTTGTCTACAAAAACACCCATTTGTGTATATTGACAAAATACACAAAATATGTGTCTTTGCTCCCAATGTACAAGGATCAGTAATTTTACAGATGCAACTTGTTAACTTTATGGATTTTCAAGCCTCTAGTTTCATTGAGATAATAGGCGCACAGTAGCAGAGAGATGTGTCCTATGCACTTAAGGAATTTCTAGGTTAGAACTTAATCTCCTTAAGTGACTCAGAGGAGCCAGATGTAGACTCAATCCGGTAGCATCCCTGTTGAAAGATGTGGTAGCGGGTTTGTAAGTAGGGGCGGAAGTAGATAAAATCGAAGTTCCCATCAATCTGAGCTTTGATTCCCCCCTACACTTTTTTTTAAGAAATAGAAGCACTGGGGTATTTATTAGAGGAAGTTAGTGATTAAAAAACGAAATAGAGAATAATAAAAAACAAAATTAGCCTTTAAAAATCAGCACCTATAGCAATCCCAAATAGATTGTAATCATTTACAACTGACATGAAACAGCCAGAAGTATTATCTCTGTTCCTTGTTCCCTTCAGAAATTGAAAAGGGTATGAGATCAGTCTGTCTACGGATAGAAAATCTAAGTATTTGTTAAATGAATGTGACATTAGAGTCAAGCCTGCATCACAATCAAAATAGGCGATGTAAGTCTGATCCGCTCAGAAAGAGTAATAATTGAAGTAGCCCAGATCACTTATTGTCTACCTGCGTTCCTAATCATCAGACGTTCGATTATGCCTCTATGAAGCGTAAATGGCTCTATAAGTTCTTGTCACCCAATCGGCAGATTGTTCCTTATCTCGTTCTGTTAAGCACATTGCTGCTGACGGCACTGGCAACCTATTATGTGGAATCTACGGCGCGTACTCAAGATCGGTTGCGATTTGACTCTTCTATCCAACGCACAGAAAATTTAATCCGAGATCATGTTAAAACCTATATTGCCTTACTGCGGGCGGGAAGTGGATTATTTGCGGCTCAAGAGACTGTAGATCGAGAAACGTTTCGCGCCTACATGGAACGGTTACAACTGCGTGAAGAATATCCGGGTATTCAAGGGATTGGATTTAGTATTCGGTTTTCGCCCTCGGAAAAAGATCAATTAATTGACCGAATGCGACAGGAAGGGATGTCCAACTTTACGCCTCATCCTGATTATCCTCGCCCGGAATATTATGCCATTATCTACCTAGAACCCTTAGATCAACGCAACCAAGCCGCTATTGGTTTTGATATGTTTAGCGAACCTGTGCGTCGTAAGGCGATGGAACGTGCTCGTGATGCGGGTCTACCCATCGCATCCGGTCGAGTCATTCTTCGCCAAGAAATTGACCAGAAAAAACAAGCGGGTTTTTTAATCTATTTTCCCATTTATCAAGGCAATTCTATTCCGCCAACGGTAGCAGAAAGACGGCAGAAATTACGGGGATTTATCTATAGTCCATTTCGGATGGGAGATTTGATGCAAGGACTTTTCGGGAGTAATCGAGAGTCTTTGATTGATTTTGAAATTTATGATGGTTTAGCGATTACCCCAGCCCATCTTTTGTATGATTCTAATTCTCAGCAGCATCCCTTTGGATTCAAGCCTCGATTTGAGCGACGGAAAATGATTTCGATTGCTGGACAAACTTGGACAATTAAATATACGTCTCGCCCGGAACTGGATTTTAATTCTCAACGTTTGATTGCTCCCTATATTGCCTTGTCAGGGAGTTTAGTCGGTATTATTTTATTTGGATTAATGCGATCGCAAATTCAAGCCCGACGCATTGCTGAAAAAACGGCAACAGAATTAAGAAAATCCGAAAAAGCGTTGCGAGATAGTGAAGCCCGATTTCAAGCTTTTATGGATTATAGTCCAGCCAGCGCTTGGATTTGCGATCGCCAAGGTCGAATGTTATATTTTAGTAAAAGCTATACTCAAACCTTTAATGTTTTCAAGGAAGCTTTAGGAACAACAGTTGTTGATCTATTTCCTTCCCACTTAGCTTCAGAATTCCTCGATTGTATTTCTATTGTTGCTTCAGAAAACCGTGTTTTAGAAGTGATTAAGTCTGTCCCTAGACGGGATGGCACTATGGGAGAATTTTTAGTTTATCAATTTCCGATTTGGGATGCTTACGGACAGCCGTTAGTCGGGGGGGTGGCGATTGACCGCACAGAAAGCCGTCAAGCGGAAGCTTTATTACGTCGTTCAGAAGTGCAATATCGAACGATGGTTGAACAATCTCCTTTGAGTATTTTAATTTTATCGGTAGATGGCTCTGTTCAGCGTGTCAACCGGGCCTGGGAAGATTTGTGGGGAATTAAAGGAGAAAATATCAAAGATTACAATCTTTTTAACGATAAACAATTCATTGAAAAAGAAATTATCTCTTATATTAAACGGGGATTTGCTGGGGAATCGGTGACCATTCCTCCGATTTTGTATGATCCCCATGAAACCTTCCCAGGATTATCTCGTTATAGCTATGCTCAACGTTGGATACAAGCTTATATTTATCCGGTGCGGGATGAAATTGGTCAAATTCGGGAAGTGGTTTTTATCTATGAAGATATTACAGAACGAAAACACGCAGAAGAAGAATTACAAGAAAGTGAAGCTCGGTTTAGAACGTTAATTGAAACGACGTTTGATGGAATTATTATTCATGAAAATGGGATGATTTTAGAGGCTAATCAAGGGGCAGCTATTATGTTTGATTGCTGTTTAGAAAACATGATTGGAGCGTCTTTTTTAGATTTTGTTACTCCTGATAGTCACGCTTTAATTTTACACAATTTGCGGAAGAATTTAGAAGCTCCAGTTGAGGCTTTTGGCTTAAAAAAAGATGGGATAAAATTTAATTTAGAAATTATCGGTCGTCCCCATGTTTATAAAGGACGTCAAGTTCAAGTAACGGCTTTACGCGATATTACCAACCGTAAACAATTAGAAGCTCAACTCCGCACCCGTGCGGAAGAGTTAGCGGAAGCAAACCGTCTCAAAGATGAATTTTTAGCAACACTTTCCCATGAATTACGAACACCGTTGAATGCCATGTTGGGATGGACACAACTATTAATGTCGAAACATTTAGATGCAGAAACTTTTAATCGAGCTACAGAAACAATTAACCGCAATACCCGTTCTTTAGCTCAACTCATTGAGGATTTATTAGATGTCTCTCGAATTATGAGTGGCAAATTACATTTAAGTCTGGCTCCAACTTCTTTAATTCCAATTATTGAAGCTGCCATTGACACAGTACGTCCGGCGGCGGAGGCAAAAAATATTAAGATTCATGTTTCTCTTCAATCTAATATTGGGATTGTGATGGGGGATAGCAATCGTTTACAGCAGGTGATTTGGAATCTACTCACAAATGCAGTGAAATTTAGCTCAGAAGGCGGAAAAATTGAAGTGCGACTTGGTAAGTTTCAAGAGGAAAATTCCGGTTCTCGTTTAGATTCTCTAACTCAACGGAATGGGTCGTTTTCGGAAGGAGTTGAAAAGGTAGAATATGGAGAAATTCAAGTGAGTGATACAGGACAAGGAATTAGTCCAGATTTTTTACCTTTTGTATTTGAGCGTTTTCGACAAGCTGATGGTTCTATTACTCGCAAACAAGGGGGATTAGGATTAGGATTAGCCATTGTGCGTCATTTAGTTGAACTGCATGGGGGAACTGTTAGCGTTGATAGTCCTGGGTTAGGACAGGGTACAACCTTTACGGTCAAGTTACCTTTTATGACATCAGAGTTATTAGAAGAAAATGATGATTTTCAAGATTTTCTCAGTGACAATGATTTGCTCCTAGAAAGTTGTTTTAAATTAAAAGGAATACGAGTGTTAGTCGTTGATGATGAAGTTGATGCTCGTGATTTAGTGGCTCATATTTTACAAAATTGTGGGGCAAATGTGGTGACGGCAGGTAGTGCTGAAGAAGCATTTAATTTATTAAAAGACAACAGTAGTACATCTCCATTTCATATCTTAGTGAGTGATATTGGAATGCCTCAAGGAGACGGTTATTCTTTATTACGTCGAATTCGTTTATTACCCCCAGAAGAAGGAGGTCAAATTCCGGCTTTAGCGTTGACGGCTTATGCCAAAGCTGAAGACCGCACAGCAGCATTTTCGGCAGGATTTCACGCTCATTTGGCAAAACCTGTAGAATCCCATGAATTATTGTTTACAGTTGCCAATTTAGTTGGAATTATTGGATAATAAAGCGGGGTTATAATTGGAAATTAACTTGATGCGCTGGTATAGTATTTTAAAGCAAATTCCCAAAACTTTGCCGAAAATATTAATAGCCCTAAAGCTAATAATCCTGAACCCATCACCCAGGAGATTTGCGTTCGTCCTAAAATAGATTCGGCGGGAATTGTTGTTAAAAATGCGACGGGAACAATAAAGGTAAAAAAGAAACGATAAGCCATGGGATAAGCCACCATTGGATATCGTCCGGCTTCTAATAATCCCCGTAATACCTCGGTGACATTATAAATTTTAACAAACCAAATACTGGTTGCTCCTAAGATAAACCATATACTGTATAAACTCATAATGCCAAAGGATAAAGGCAATAAACTATCGAGATAATCTCTTCCAGTTAAGCCGAGTTTATTACCTTCATAGACAACAATTGAACAACCAAAAATTAAATCTGGGGTTCCCCAAGGAGAAATCATCCGGGTGGATAGCCAAAATTGACTACTGAGGGGTTTAAGTAAGACAAAATCTAAGGTTCCATCTTGAACATGGGTAACAATTCTGTTTAAATTGGGAACTAATATTGTTGTAGAAATTCCTTGTAAAATTGTAAAAATCCCCAGAACAATTAAGGCTTCTTCCCAACTCCATCCTTCAAAACTATACCCGGTTCTATAAAATAGAAACAGGCTAAACATACTGCCAATTAAACTCCCTAAGCTAGTGATAGCAGAAATCAAAAAATTTACCCGATATTCTAGTTCTGCCGAAATCGCAGTTTCCCAAAATAAGGTTAAAATTTTAAAATAGCGTTGCATCATAACTTCCTGTTGTTCCCTTGTCCCTATAAAATAGAAAATAACCGTTCAATGGTGCGTTGATTTTCATCAGGACGACCAATGGTAATTCGCAGTCCTCCTCCAGTGTGACGGACTAATGTTCCTTTGGTTTTTAATTGTTGCATGATCTCGTTTAATGCAGGTTCAGAATTGCGTTCATCAGTGAGTCTAATATAAATAAAATTAGCATCACTTCGCCAAAGCTTTAACTGTTTATTTTGAGCTAAAGTATTAATTAAACGAGTGCGTTCTCCCAATATTTCAGGAATAACGGCGAGTAACTCTTGACGGTGATTTAAAGCTAATAACGCTGCGGTTTGTGTGAAACTGGGGAGATTATAGGGAAGACGAACTTTTTCTAATGCAGTGATCAATTCAGGATGAGCGATCGCATATCCAGCGCGTAATGAAGCCAAGCGAAAAGCTTTAGAAAAGGTGCGTAAAATCACCCAATTGGGATGCTGTTTTAACTCCTCGACAACACTGGTTTGACTAAACTCAAAATAAGCTTCATCAATAACCACTAAAATATCTTTGGGTAAGCTTCTTAACCAGTCTAATTCATCTTCTGTTAAAGCATTAGCCGTTGGGGAATTAGGATGCACCACAAATACAACTCGAATGGGAGAATTTTGTGTGGTTTCAATTGTAGTTTTAGCGGCTTTTAAATCCATTTCAAATGTGTCTTCATCCCGTCCCACGTTCACAACTGGAATCCCTAAAGTTTGAGCAATAATTCCATACATGGAAAAGGTGGGATTAGCCACTAAAATTGACCCTTCTCCCCCTAAAGAAGTGGCAATTAAGATGGAGCGAATTAATTCATCCGACCCATTCCCTACAGAAATTTGCTCAGGATTAACATAGGCTTCCGAATTAGAAATGATTTCATTAATATAGCTTGCGATCGCTAGTTTTAACGGGAAATGACTGCCATCAGGATAACGATTCGTTTCAATTTCATGTTGATACGTCCACGCCAGCTTTTGTTTTAACGCTTCTGGTAAATCATAGGGACATTCATTCGTATCCAAACGATCCAAAATTTCAGCCTCCACCGGACTACCGGAACTTCCCCCAGGGTGAGGAGTATAGGCGTTAATTTGGTTGAGGTCGTTGCGGAGAAAAGACAGCATGGCGTTGACGTGATCGTAATTTTTTCTTAAGTTCACACAAACTCTATTATCTCTTAATTTAGACTAAAATAACATCCAAAAACTAATATTCTTCTGATTGAATTGAACTATGGCAGCCAAACAAATTTTAATGCTCGTGGGTGACTTCGTTGAAGATTACGAGTGCATGGTTCCGTTTCAAGCCTTGCAAATGGTCGGACATACGGTTCATGCAGTGTGTCCGGGAAAAAAAGCAGAGGAAAAGGTAAAAACTGCAATTCATGACTTTGAAGGCGACCAAACCTATAGTGAAAAACCCGGTCATAATTTCACCTTAAATGCCACATTTGATCAAATTAAACCCGAAAATTATGATGCGTTAGTGATACCCGGTGGACGGGCACCAGAATATATTCGGTTGAATGCAGATGTTATTAAAATGGTGCAGTATTTTGCTCAAACGAATAAACCCATTGCTGCTATTTGTCATGGTGCTCAACTGTTAGCAGCAGCCGATGTTTTACAGGGAAAACGGTGTTCTGCCTATCCTGCTTGTGGGCCTGATGTGATTCGCGCCGGAGGAGAATATGCGGATATTGCTGTTGATGATGCCATTGTTGATGGAAATTTAATTACCGCTCCCGCTTGGCCGGCTCATCCCCGTTGGTTAGCTGCATTTTTAACGGTATTAGGAACAAAAATTGAGCATTTAGAATTGGCAAAGGTTTAGTTTCCCAATTCGAGGCTTACGCAGATATCATACACTTAATTTTATCTAATATCTGCGTAAGCTTATGATTCAAAAACAGGGTTTCTTGAACAATATATAAATTCTCGATATCAATGACGGGAATACTCAAGCGTTTTACAAAGATTGAATGTCTTCAATACTTAATCCCGTTGCTTGAATCACTTGCTCTAAACTAAAACCCATTCGCAATAAATTTAAAGCAACTTCTTCCTTAGCTTCCAATTTCCCTTCAATTTTCCCTTCTAATTTCCCTTGCAATTTCCCTTGCAATTTCCCTTCTTGTAGGATTTCTTGATAAATCACTGAATTTCGCATAAGATCACTCCTTAAAATTCTTTTCACGGTATCTTGATTTAAAATTAAACCCGCCAAAATTGCCGAAGCAGCCGTAAGATTACTTTGAACTTGTTGATCTGTAATTCTGTTAATCACTTCAGCCACTTGACTTAATATCATTGTCGGATCATCCGTCTGACTCAGTACCGCAAAGGGTAACAGTCCTAATACATTTAAAAACTCTTCAGGTGGTTGTTCCCAAAGACGAATCACCTCAAACTGATGAAATGTATTCTCTAGGCGAAAACTATTTTCTTGGACTAAAGGAGAGTTAGTGCGATCCAGATAAATCACCACCTGACGCATGACTTTATTAGGAAAACGGCGATAGACCCTTACTCGATAATCTAACATCCGAAAAGGGATTTTAGCATCGGGTTCCGTTTGAAATTCTGTATGCAAGACCAGATCATCCGATTGCAGTAAGATCAGGGAATCAGCCCGAATGGGTTCCAAGGATAACTCTTGGGGACTTAACTCTGTTAACGCAACGGGAGAACCCAACAACCAACTCGCTAAATCTTGAGAATAATTTTCAGCCAAAAACTTGCAAATACTGTCAAACACCCTTGATTATCCCTCCCGAATCTCCTCATCTATTCATTTTACAATGTGCTCAATCTAAACTACTATAGCTAATTGATGGGTTCAACCAGAATTATCAGGTTAATGATTAATTTTTCAGTTCCCCTTTTAATAACCAAAATCCACTGAATGTCATTCCCGAATCATCCGGTTGAACTAATAAAAAATGTAATCCTTTAGCTAACTGCTTTCTCACTTCAAAGGTTTTAGCAGCTTCTATGACCTCTGCATCTTCAAAAGTGGCTATTACCCAACGATCAATTAACCCCGATTCTAAAATTAATCCATCGGGTGAACCCGCTATATAATTGCAAGAAAAAGGTTTAATTTCGGCTAACCATCGCGCTAACGGCATCGATTTTTTACCCCCATCAATCACAATCCCAGGAATGGCAACTACAGATGCTAATCCTAAATTTAACGGTAAAAATTCATCCGGTGTTTGTAAAATTGGAATCGGACTATCTGCAAAAAACGCTTGCAAATTTCCCGCAGATAGGTTAGCAAATCGCCAGCGATCACCCCATAAATTTTCAGGTAAAGGTAAAGGGGGGGGTTGATCTAACGTCACAGGATTATAGGGTTCCCCCGTATAATTTTCTAACTTAGAATAGACTTTTGAACGTTCCTCTAACCACTGTTTTAAAGCCATAGTATTTCGAGAGGGTTCTACCGAAATTCCTAATGCTTTGCCAGCCATTTCTAATAAACTGAAAGACTGGGGACGAAAGACTTGAATTCGCTCCGGTTTTTGGATTACAATTGCTTGCTGTAACTGTTCAATTAACCAAGTCGAATTCGCTTGCGATTGAGGACACATCGCTATAAACTCAACTTGGCGAGTCTGATCACAGACTAATAACTCCCAAAGGGGTTTCCCAGTGGTATCCTTCAGGGGACGACGATAAAAATCAGCTTGCCAGATCACCATAGACACAAAAACCCCTAACATTCTGATTGAAACTATTCTGTATTTTCAATTCTAAGGTTAAGATTGATCAAATGAAGATTAACAGGGATCAAATTCCATTGCTGAGGTTTTGGGTATCAGATTTCGGGTTATGATTCTGCCTGCCGTCTCCTGATAACAGGAGAATGATGTTAATTAATTAATTGGGTTATAGAACTATGAATCCTGCATTGACACAATTTGGTGAACGGATGTCTCGTTTAACTGGGGTTCGTGCCATTATGAAAGATATTATTGAAACGTTAAGATCAGGAAAAGGCAAAGATTTTATTAATTTAAGTGCGGGAAATCCGGTAATTTTGCCAGAAGTTGAACAACTTTGGCGAGATTGTACGGAACAATTGCTATCGAGTCCTGAATATGGGGAAGTGGTTTGTCGGTATGGTTCGAGTCAGGGATATCAACCTTTTATTGATGTTATTGTTGAGGATTTTAACTCTCGTTATGGGTTAAATTTAACGGATTGTAATGTATTAATTACACCGGGGAGTCAATCAATTTATTTCTATGCAGCTAATGCCTTTGGGGGATATACCACCGAAGGCAAACTGAAAAAAGTTGTTTTACCTTTAAGTCCTGATTATACCGGATATGGGGGTGTGAGTTTAATTCCTGAAGCGGTTTTTTCCTATCAACCCGCCTTAGATATTGATGAAGCTAATCATTATTTTAAATATCGTCCTGATTTTAATCAATTAACGATTGATGAAACGACTGGCTGTGTTGTTTTCTCCCGTCCCTGTAATCCCAGTGGTAATGTTTTGACGGAAGAAGAAGTCAAAAAAATTGCAGCATTAGCAGCACCTTTTAATGTTCCTGTGTTTATTGATTCAGCCTATGCACCCCCCTTTCCGGCGTTGAATTTTACAGAAATGAAACCTGTTTTTGGAGATAATATTATTCATTGTATTAGTTTATCAAAAGCAGGTTTACCGGGGGAACGATTAGGAATTGCCATCGGGAATGAAAGCACAATTCAGGTATTAGAAGCATTTCAAACCAATATGTGTATTCATTCCCCCCGTTATGGACAAGCCATTGCCGCCCGTGCTATTGGGTGTGGAGCATTATCAGAAATTGCCACGGAGGTAATTCGTCCTTATTATCAGCAGAAATTCACCGTTGTTGAAACGGCATTAAATCAAGCCATGCCTAACAATTTACCTTGGTTTTTACATCGAGGTGAAGGCGCAATTTTTGCCTGGATGTGGTTTAAAGATTTACCGATGACGGATTGGGAACTTTATCAGCAGCTAAAAGAAGTCGGTTTAATTGTGGTTCCCGGTAGTTCATTTTTCCCCGGTTTACAAGGAGAATGGAGCCATAAAAACCAATGTCTTCGCATTAGTTTAACGGCAACGGATGAAGAAATTACAGAAGGAATGAAGCGGTTAGCAACAGTTGTTGAGCAGATTTATAAATCCGCAGCAATTGCTGTTTAAGGGTCATAAAAAAGGGTGTGTCACTTTACATGAAACACCCTAATCGTTACTTTTTAAAACCTTATTCAGCGTGTTGACGATACCAATCAATGGTATTTTTTAACCCTTCTTTAAAGCCAACTTCTGCTATAAACCCGAATTTTTCTTTCGCTCTAGTTGTATCTAAACAACGCCGAGGTTGACCATTGGGTTTATCCGTTTCCCAGACAATTTCTCCCTCAAATCCCATCAATTCACAAATCGTTTCTACTAAGTCTTTAATTTTGACTTCCTGATTTGTCCCTAAATTCACGGGGTCGGGTTCATTGTACAATTGAGTAGCCATAACAATTCCCCGTGCTGCATCCGTTGAATACAGAAACTCGCGACTGGGACTCCCATCTCCCCAAACTGGGAGAGTTTTATCTCCCCGTTGTTGAGCTTCATAAACCTTGCGAATTAATGCCGGAATTACATGGGAACTTTTGGGATCAAAATTATCTTCAGGGCCGTATAAATTCACGGGTAACAGATAAATTCCATTGAAACCATATTGTTGACGATAAGCTTGTAATTGCACCAACAATGCTTTTTTAGCAATTCCATAGGGTGCATTGGTTTCTTCAGGATAACCGTCCCACAGATCATCTTCTTTAAAAGGAACAGGTGTAAACTTAGGATAGGCGCAAATGGTTCCCACACAAACAAACTTTTCTACCCCTGCACGATAGGCACTTTCAATTAATTGAGTCCCCATCATCAAGTTATCGTAAAACAGTTCCGCCGGTTTGACTAAATTTAAACCAATGCCACCAACGTGTGCCGCCAAATGAATCACAATATCTTGATCCTGAACCACTTTTTGGCAAGCGTCTAATGTACACAGATTATAATCTTTAGAACGAGGGATCATAATCTGCTTTGGATCAGCACCTGCTTGATGCAGTTGAGCTACCACTTGACGCCCTAAAAAACCCGCACCTCCTGTCACCAGAATCCGTTTATTTGTTAAATCCAGTGGACTCATGAATTTAGCCTCTATTATATCAGTTATTAATCAAATTGATGGGTAGGTTCTTGAGTTTCTTCCAAGGCTTTGAGATCAGAATCTACCATTAATTTAACTAATTCTTCAAAGGTAACACTAGGTTCCCATCCTAATTTGGCTTTAGCTTTAGCAGGGTCACCAATTAAAATATCCACTTCCGCAGGACGCAGATAGCGTTCATCAAATTTGACATAATTTTGCCAATCTAAATTAACATGACCAAAGGCAATATCGAGGAATTCCCGAATTGAATGGGTTTCATTGGTAGCTACCACATAATCATCCGGTTCAGAATGTTGGAGCATCAGCCACATGGCTCGAACATAATCTTTAGCATAGCCCCAATCTCGCTTAGAATCGAGATTTCCTAAATAGATTTCCTTTTGTTTCCCTTTAACAATTCGAGCCACCGCGCGGGTAATTTTGCGGGTCACAAAGGTAGGGCCACGCCGGGGACTTTCATGGTTAAATAAAATTCCATTACAGGCAAATAAACCGTAGGATTCTCGATAGTTTACGGTTTGCCAATGTCCATAAACTTTAGCACAGGCGTAGGGGCTGCGGGGATAGAAAGGTGTCGTTTCTTTTTGGGGAATTTCTAACACTTTCCCAAACATTTCTGAAGAACCCGCTTGATAAAAACGAACTTCGATTCCGGTA
It encodes the following:
- a CDS encoding Rpn family recombination-promoting nuclease/putative transposase, coding for MFDSICKFLAENYSQDLASWLLGSPVALTELSPQELSLEPIRADSLILLQSDDLVLHTEFQTEPDAKIPFRMLDYRVRVYRRFPNKVMRQVVIYLDRTNSPLVQENSFRLENTFHQFEVIRLWEQPPEEFLNVLGLLPFAVLSQTDDPTMILSQVAEVINRITDQQVQSNLTAASAILAGLILNQDTVKRILRSDLMRNSVIYQEILQEGKLQGKLQGKLEGKIEGKLEAKEEVALNLLRMGFSLEQVIQATGLSIEDIQSL
- a CDS encoding ABC transporter permease, yielding MQRYFKILTLFWETAISAELEYRVNFLISAITSLGSLIGSMFSLFLFYRTGYSFEGWSWEEALIVLGIFTILQGISTTILVPNLNRIVTHVQDGTLDFVLLKPLSSQFWLSTRMISPWGTPDLIFGCSIVVYEGNKLGLTGRDYLDSLLPLSFGIMSLYSIWFILGATSIWFVKIYNVTEVLRGLLEAGRYPMVAYPMAYRFFFTFIVPVAFLTTIPAESILGRTQISWVMGSGLLALGLLIFSAKFWEFALKYYTSASS
- a CDS encoding DJ-1/PfpI family protein; its protein translation is MAAKQILMLVGDFVEDYECMVPFQALQMVGHTVHAVCPGKKAEEKVKTAIHDFEGDQTYSEKPGHNFTLNATFDQIKPENYDALVIPGGRAPEYIRLNADVIKMVQYFAQTNKPIAAICHGAQLLAAADVLQGKRCSAYPACGPDVIRAGGEYADIAVDDAIVDGNLITAPAWPAHPRWLAAFLTVLGTKIEHLELAKV
- a CDS encoding histidinol-phosphate transaminase — encoded protein: MLSFLRNDLNQINAYTPHPGGSSGSPVEAEILDRLDTNECPYDLPEALKQKLAWTYQHEIETNRYPDGSHFPLKLAIASYINEIISNSEAYVNPEQISVGNGSDELIRSILIATSLGGEGSILVANPTFSMYGIIAQTLGIPVVNVGRDEDTFEMDLKAAKTTIETTQNSPIRVVFVVHPNSPTANALTEDELDWLRSLPKDILVVIDEAYFEFSQTSVVEELKQHPNWVILRTFSKAFRLASLRAGYAIAHPELITALEKVRLPYNLPSFTQTAALLALNHRQELLAVIPEILGERTRLINTLAQNKQLKLWRSDANFIYIRLTDERNSEPALNEIMQQLKTKGTLVRHTGGGLRITIGRPDENQRTIERLFSIL
- a CDS encoding hybrid sensor histidine kinase/response regulator, which translates into the protein MKRKWLYKFLSPNRQIVPYLVLLSTLLLTALATYYVESTARTQDRLRFDSSIQRTENLIRDHVKTYIALLRAGSGLFAAQETVDRETFRAYMERLQLREEYPGIQGIGFSIRFSPSEKDQLIDRMRQEGMSNFTPHPDYPRPEYYAIIYLEPLDQRNQAAIGFDMFSEPVRRKAMERARDAGLPIASGRVILRQEIDQKKQAGFLIYFPIYQGNSIPPTVAERRQKLRGFIYSPFRMGDLMQGLFGSNRESLIDFEIYDGLAITPAHLLYDSNSQQHPFGFKPRFERRKMISIAGQTWTIKYTSRPELDFNSQRLIAPYIALSGSLVGIILFGLMRSQIQARRIAEKTATELRKSEKALRDSEARFQAFMDYSPASAWICDRQGRMLYFSKSYTQTFNVFKEALGTTVVDLFPSHLASEFLDCISIVASENRVLEVIKSVPRRDGTMGEFLVYQFPIWDAYGQPLVGGVAIDRTESRQAEALLRRSEVQYRTMVEQSPLSILILSVDGSVQRVNRAWEDLWGIKGENIKDYNLFNDKQFIEKEIISYIKRGFAGESVTIPPILYDPHETFPGLSRYSYAQRWIQAYIYPVRDEIGQIREVVFIYEDITERKHAEEELQESEARFRTLIETTFDGIIIHENGMILEANQGAAIMFDCCLENMIGASFLDFVTPDSHALILHNLRKNLEAPVEAFGLKKDGIKFNLEIIGRPHVYKGRQVQVTALRDITNRKQLEAQLRTRAEELAEANRLKDEFLATLSHELRTPLNAMLGWTQLLMSKHLDAETFNRATETINRNTRSLAQLIEDLLDVSRIMSGKLHLSLAPTSLIPIIEAAIDTVRPAAEAKNIKIHVSLQSNIGIVMGDSNRLQQVIWNLLTNAVKFSSEGGKIEVRLGKFQEENSGSRLDSLTQRNGSFSEGVEKVEYGEIQVSDTGQGISPDFLPFVFERFRQADGSITRKQGGLGLGLAIVRHLVELHGGTVSVDSPGLGQGTTFTVKLPFMTSELLEENDDFQDFLSDNDLLLESCFKLKGIRVLVVDDEVDARDLVAHILQNCGANVVTAGSAEEAFNLLKDNSSTSPFHILVSDIGMPQGDGYSLLRRIRLLPPEEGGQIPALALTAYAKAEDRTAAFSAGFHAHLAKPVESHELLFTVANLVGIIG